Below is a window of Sulfurimonas sp. DNA.
ATATCTGTAACCCTCTTTACCGATTAAAAGTGCTGCATCAGTACCTGTAAACTCTATAAGAAGTGTATTTTCATCATAAGCACTAACATCGATCTCATCTATATCAAAACATATATTTTTAAAAAGCTTGTTTATATCTTCTTTTACTTCTGAAACAATCTCGTTGATCTCCATAGTTTGAACATCTTCCATAGTTTCGTTGATGATCTCTTCATAAGCCTCTTCATCTATCTCATCGTCAATGTAGTCTTCGTCATAATAAGTATCATTATAATCTTCATCTTGTGTACTAACAAAAGACTCAGGCATAATTGTGTCGTTGTAAACACTTTGAGAGCTTGTTTTATCTAAAGATTCTTCTTTAGACTGTTTTTTCTTTTGTTTGATTTTTTCTTTTTTAGTAGTTTCTTGCGGGTTTGAAGACTCACTTTGAATCTCTTTAGCTGCAACGATAATTGCAGGTTTTTTAAATAGTCCAAGTAAACCCTTAGAGGGTACTTGGACAACTTCTATTTTTAATTGAGTAACAGAACATTCTAACTTTGTAGCCGCTTGTGAATAAGCTTCCTCAAGCGTTAATGCTTCTATTTTAATCATCTTTTTTTGCCTTATGTTTGTGAGCAGCTATCTCTGCGTCTTTAGCATTAGCCATCTGCTGATTTACAATAAATTGTTGTGCTATAGAAAATAAGTTATTTACAAACCAATATAGTACCAGACCTGAAGGGAATGTCAAGAAAAAGAACGTAAATATAATCGGTAAAAATTTCATAACTTTTTCTTGTAATGGATCTGTAAAGTTTGTAGGTGTCAGTTTTTGCTGATAATACATAGATGCACCCATAAGGATCGGTAGTATAAATGTACCATCCATACGTGAAAGATCATCTATCCATAAAGCCCACTCTGCACCTTGAAGCTCAACCGCATTCAAAAGTACACGGTAAATCGCAAAGAAAACAGGAATTTGAAGAAGCATAGGTAAACAACCACCTAGAGGGTTAGCACCTTTTTTCTTGTAAAAATCCATAACAGCAGCATTCATACGTTGAGGATCACCTTTATATTTTGCTTGTATCTCTTTAACTTGCGGTGCTATCTCTTTTAGCTTAGCCATAGACACCATACCTTTGTAAGTTAGAGGGTAAAGTACAATTCTTACTAAAATAGTAAGTGCGATGATAGACCAACCCCAGTTTCCAAAGATTCCGTGTAACCATGAAAGTAGTGAGAAAAGAGGCTTAGCTGCAAATGTAAACCAACCGTACTCAATAGCATTAGTAAGCATCGGGTCAATATTTTTAAGAGTTTTAAACTCTTTTTGACCTATATAACCGTTGAAACTCATATTTTGAAGTGCATCAAAATAAACTACAGGATTATCATCACGATCACGCTCTACAATGATATTAGTATCTTTAGCAAAACCATACATAATAGTTGCAGAGTACTGATCAAATGCAGAGATCAGTTTTACATCCGTAAAGTTTTTACGCCCTTCTGCATCACCGTCTTCTACAATAGTAACTAAGTCATCAGCAGTATATACCATAGCACCGTGAACAGTCATCATATTCTCAGTTA
It encodes the following:
- a CDS encoding Jag N-terminal domain-containing protein, which produces MIKIEALTLEEAYSQAATKLECSVTQLKIEVVQVPSKGLLGLFKKPAIIVAAKEIQSESSNPQETTKKEKIKQKKKQSKEESLDKTSSQSVYNDTIMPESFVSTQDEDYNDTYYDEDYIDDEIDEEAYEEIINETMEDVQTMEINEIVSEVKEDINKLFKNICFDIDEIDVSAYDENTLLIEFTGTDAALLIGKEGYRYKALSYMIFNWINSKYQVGLRLEIAEFLKNQEESITRYLEGVHENVDRDGRAQTKILDGVLVQIALKELRNSYPDKYVAIRTTRDGLKYIIINDYHNN
- the yidC gene encoding membrane protein insertase YidC, whose protein sequence is MFDNMTPNQRLMSAVLLSVIFFVGYTAIFPPKNPDSLEANATVKSAAGQQVSSSKEVSTIQTSQNPAGHEISKQDKMASAESSNILTVSNDEFILKIDTLGRIASMELLQEKFNDADGKHAQIIPAFGVKPLYVRFVDEALNNEAMQTPYTSSVSEIKLTDEAAQKVTLTQKLSSLTVTKEITFYADGHYDINVNLSQDKRHYIYLGQRPQLTENMMTVHGAMVYTADDLVTIVEDGDAEGRKNFTDVKLISAFDQYSATIMYGFAKDTNIIVERDRDDNPVVYFDALQNMSFNGYIGQKEFKTLKNIDPMLTNAIEYGWFTFAAKPLFSLLSWLHGIFGNWGWSIIALTILVRIVLYPLTYKGMVSMAKLKEIAPQVKEIQAKYKGDPQRMNAAVMDFYKKKGANPLGGCLPMLLQIPVFFAIYRVLLNAVELQGAEWALWIDDLSRMDGTFILPILMGASMYYQQKLTPTNFTDPLQEKVMKFLPIIFTFFFLTFPSGLVLYWFVNNLFSIAQQFIVNQQMANAKDAEIAAHKHKAKKDD